A stretch of the Rosa rugosa chromosome 5, drRosRugo1.1, whole genome shotgun sequence genome encodes the following:
- the LOC133711217 gene encoding protein FAR1-RELATED SEQUENCE 5-like, with translation MDTISDEQTLGQEVTKNTECISNELLSGSEVAFPDENEFSLQCNDEFSLLGESEIDLQGEEEDDLVSEDEVDVQPEETFQSRSNDSFLNSNEDKEKKEELYIGMEFSSDESAYRAYAKYGGKSGFNVRKQRRTRNKKGLVVRLVYCCSKEGYRKTKTKGETSYSVPVTRVGCKAHMSCYRQNNGKLKIVSFERNRNHELIKTPMKHMLKINRSFSKAQKEHADDAEMSGISAKATVELMSREVGGRENLGFMEKDYRNYIHRKRRVNMEKGDAGAILQYFQKMKEDNSSSFYSMQLDEDDMITNIFWADERSISDYGLFGDVVCFDTTYQTNEYGRPFAPFVGVNHHKQTVVFGAALLYDETIESFKWLFETFLGAMSGKQPKTILTDQSAAIASAIAEVFPVTYHRLCIWHIYQNAAKRLSHVFHGSQQFAHDFGKCVYDYEDEDDWLLAWNNMLEKHNLKEDKWLKNLFDVREKWALEVYTPEAFRLFQQQYTSIGDYVANKVSKSEMQYEYKVSYRGVAREHLVKFDASMQTITCSCMKFNFVGILCRHAMKVLDRKNVRRIPPTCILNRWSKEAKARSITSYHGPKTDENLKQSIGKRYSHLCRNYREIASFASEHEELTRYANEYAIELLKNLEEKKKKLLKEDAWVIQTSDVGALEGEVSNARGVKRKATVGRPRGRHGRFKGVLEGKSCKATSKASTSLASKAAAKKQLSFQDSIPTSDNCEQQEVNEYEVLMLDSATQESNLSAGTQVSVYGTGLTLQNDFSFTQMLQEISMNHICSSQSNEGGKEQSGS, from the exons ATGGATACCATCTCTGACGAACAGACGCTTGGACAGGAG GTTACAAAGAATACAGAATGTATAAGTAATGAGTTATTAAGTGGTAGTGAAGTTGCTTTTCCAGATGAGAATGAATTCAGTTTGCAATGTAATGATGAGTTCAGTTTGCTGGGTGAGAGTGAAATCGATTTGCAaggtgaggaagaagatgatttaGTAAGTGAAGATGAAGTTGATGTGCAACCTGAGGAGACTTTTCAATCAAGAAGTAATGATTCTTTTTTAAACTCAAATGAAgacaaagagaagaaagaagaactatATATCGGAATGGAGTTTAGTTCCGATGAGAGTGCATATAGAGCTTATGCTAAATATGGAGGAAAATCTGGTTTCAATGTGAGGAAACAACGCAGGACAAGAAACAAGAAGGGTTTGGTTGTTAGGTTAGTTTATTGTTGCTCAAAAGAAGGTTACCGAAAGACCAAAACAAAGGGGGAAACATCTTATTCAGTACCAGTTACAAGGGTCGGTTGTAAAGCCCATATGAGTTGTTATCGTCAAAACAACGGAAAATTAAAGATTGTGTCGTTTGAGAGGAATCGTAATCATGAGTTGATTAAAACACCTATGAAGCATATGTTAAAGATCAATAGAAGTTTCTCTAAAGCTCAAAAAGAGCATGCTGATGATGCTGAGATGTCAGGAATTTCAGCAAAAGCAACAGTTGAATTGATGAGTAGAGAAGTTGGAGGACGAGAGAATCTTGGTTTTATGGAAAAGGACTATCGGAATTACATACATCGAAAGCGAAGGGTGAATATGGAAAAGGGAGATGCTGGAGCTATATTGCAATACTTCCAAAAAATGAAAGAGGATAATTCATCTTCTTTTTATTCAATGCAGCTTGATGAGGATGATATGATCACAAATATTTTTTGGGCAGATGAGCGTTCAATAAGTGATTATGGTCTTTTTGGGGATGTCGTTTGTTTTGACACAACTTATCAAACTAATGAATATGGTAGACCATTTGCTCCATTTGTTGGGGTCAATCATCATAAGCAAACAGTGGTGTTTGGTGCAGCTCTATTATATGACGAAACCATTGAGTCCTTTAAGTGGCTTTTTGAGACTTTTCTTGGAGCGATGTCTGGAAAGCAACCAAAGACCATACTTACAGACCAATCTGCAGCAATTGCTAGTGCAATAGCAGAAGTATTTCCTGTGACTTATCATAGACTATGTATTTGGCATATTTACCAAAATGCTGCAAAGAGATTGAGTCATGTGTTTCACGGATCACAACAATTTGCTCATGATTTTGGAAAGTGTGTATATGACTatgaggatgaagatgattggTTATTAGCATGGAATAATATGCTCGAGAAGCACAATTTGAAGGAGGATAAATGGTTAAAGAATTTGTTTGATGTGAGAGAAAAATGGGCATTG GAGGTGTATACCCCAGAAGCTTTTAGACTCTTCCAGCAACAATACACAAGTATTGGTGATTATGTTGCTAATAAAGTTAGCAAGTCTGAGATGCAATATGAATACAAAGTATCTTATCGTGGTGTTGCTCGAGAGCATTTGGTAAAATTTGATGCTTCAATGCAAACAATAACTTGTAGTTGCATGAAGTTTAATTTTGTTGGGATTTTATGCCGTCATGCAATGAAAGTGTTGGATAGGAAGAATGTGAGAAGAATCCCTCCTACTTGCATATTAAATCGATGGAGTAAAGAAGCTAAGGCAAGGAGCATCACTAGTTATCATGGACCAAAGACTGATGAAAATCTGAAGCAGTCGATTGGAAAGCGATACAGCCATTTGTGTCGTAATTATCGTGAGATTGCATCCTTTGCCTCAGAACATGAGGAACTAACAAGGTATGCAAATGAATATGCCATTGAGTTGCTTAAAAAtttggaagaaaagaagaagaaactgttGAAAGAAGATGCATGGGTGATTCAAACATCAGATGTTGGAGCTTTAGAAGGTGAAGTATCAAATGCACGTGGAGTTAAAAGAAAAGCTACTGTTGGACGACCACGCGGTCGTCATGGTAGATTTAAAGGTGTCCTTGAAGGGAAGAGTTGTAAAGCCACATCTAAAGCATCAACATCTCTAGCAAGTAAAGCTGCAGCAAAGAAACAACTATCCTTCCAg GACTCTATTCCTACTAGTGACAATTGCGAGCAACAAGAAGTCAATGAATATGAAGTTCTAATGCTTGATTCAGCAACTCAA GAGTCCAATCTTAGTGCTGGTACCCAAGTATCAGTTTATGGCACAGGTCTAACTTTGCAGAACGACTTTTCTTTCACTCAAATGCTCCAG gaaatttcaATGAATCATATTTGCTCTTCACAAAGCAATGAAGGAGGCAAAGAGCAGTCTGGAAGTTGA